One window from the genome of Acuticoccus sp. I52.16.1 encodes:
- the panC gene encoding pantoate--beta-alanine ligase, translating into MQVHYSKADFRAATDGTRAGRTLGLVPTMGALHDGHLSLVHRAEAQCDAVAVSIFVNPLQFGPGEDFGVYPRTLEADLALLEAAAVDHVLVPTPQDIYPDGFQTTVINRDLSWVLCGASRVGHFDGVLTVVLKLINIARCDRVYFGKKDYQQFKLVARMVSDLDVPTEVVGCPTVREASGLALSSRNAYLAPAERAHAVKLSAVLTAIRDAHAAGERDVARLTALAERLSADPEIALEYLELRSPDLATRYEDTAAATAVALIAARVGDTRLIDNVELGFEV; encoded by the coding sequence GTGCAAGTTCACTACTCCAAAGCCGATTTCCGCGCTGCGACAGACGGGACGCGGGCGGGTCGGACCCTCGGCCTGGTGCCGACGATGGGGGCGCTGCACGACGGGCACCTCAGCCTGGTGCATCGCGCCGAGGCGCAGTGCGACGCGGTGGCGGTGAGCATCTTCGTCAACCCCTTGCAGTTCGGTCCGGGGGAGGACTTCGGCGTCTACCCGCGCACGCTCGAGGCGGATCTGGCGTTGCTGGAGGCGGCGGCGGTCGACCATGTCCTGGTGCCGACCCCGCAGGACATCTATCCGGACGGCTTCCAGACCACGGTGATCAACCGCGACCTGAGCTGGGTGCTGTGCGGCGCGTCGCGCGTCGGTCACTTCGACGGGGTGCTGACGGTAGTGCTGAAGCTGATCAACATCGCGCGGTGCGACCGGGTCTATTTCGGCAAGAAGGACTACCAGCAGTTCAAGCTGGTGGCGCGGATGGTGTCGGACCTCGACGTGCCGACCGAGGTGGTCGGCTGCCCGACGGTGCGCGAGGCGAGCGGGCTCGCCCTGTCGAGCCGCAACGCCTATCTCGCGCCGGCCGAGCGCGCGCACGCGGTCAAGCTCTCCGCGGTGCTGACGGCGATCCGCGACGCCCACGCGGCCGGGGAGCGGGACGTCGCGCGCCTCACCGCCCTCGCCGAGCGGCTGAGCGCCGATCCCGAGATCGCGCTCGAATACCTCGAACTCCGCTCGCCGGATCTCGCGACCCGCTATGAGGACACCGCGGCGGCGACCGCGGTCGCGCTGATCGCGGCCCGCGTCGGCGACACCCGCCTGATCGACAACGTCGAACTCGGCTTCGAGGTCTGA
- a CDS encoding MerR family DNA-binding protein, giving the protein MNIGEAAAQSGVPAKTIRYYEDIGLVRSQRLPNGYRDFGETELSALAFVGRARSLGFSVEDCRTLLTLERDTHRHSHDVKRVAQSHLERIAAKIAELEAMRGTLEALVGRCHGDDRPECPIMDDLRGPARPV; this is encoded by the coding sequence ATGAACATTGGCGAGGCGGCGGCACAGAGCGGCGTCCCGGCGAAGACGATCCGCTATTACGAGGACATCGGCCTGGTGCGCTCGCAGCGCCTTCCCAACGGCTACCGCGATTTCGGCGAGACGGAGCTGTCCGCGCTGGCGTTCGTGGGCCGGGCCCGCTCGCTGGGCTTCTCGGTCGAAGACTGCCGCACGCTGCTGACGCTGGAGCGCGACACGCACCGCCACAGCCACGACGTGAAGCGGGTGGCACAGAGCCACCTGGAACGCATCGCGGCGAAGATCGCCGAGCTGGAGGCGATGCGCGGCACGCTGGAGGCGCTGGTCGGCCGCTGCCACGGCGACGACCGGCCCGAATGCCCGATCATGGACGACTTGCGCGGCCCGGCCCGCCCGGTCTGA